One genomic window of Staphylococcus hsinchuensis includes the following:
- a CDS encoding putative polysaccharide biosynthesis protein gives MSESKELVRGTFLITLSIMITKILGIIYFIPFSSMFGDSRNLAPFSYAYTPYNIAIAVATAGIPLAASKYVAKYNALGAYRASQKFYRSSFIVMAITGFIGFLILYFLAPGIADLTLGHGNGKGNGDGWSVGEVAWVIKIISVVVIFIPLLATWRGVFQGYKSMGPTAVSEVIEQIARIIFILVGCYLMLHVLDSSLLIANGIATFGAAIGAIAALFTLWYYWQKRKHNIDRMVEEDTTDINISYTKMYLEIISYSIPFVIVSLNFPLFNLVDQMTHNPTLKLVHVDPGERDHFFTILNMFTNKIVMIPASLASGFAVSLIPFITKTFAEGNTREMHRQIRTSLGVLMYITVPASLGIMALALPIYVAFYGRADGSEILFYYAPVGILIALLSVTASMLQGIDKQKLTVFVILAAVVIKFILNIPLIMMFHTVGAVFSTGLATLFAVICNLVILKIYAKFNFSETWLHFGKIFIYSFIMMIVVEICSYVLQMFIEPHGRFSAGLIVTISVIIGMLLYAIMTMKTRLADEFLGDLPNKIRRKLGILK, from the coding sequence ATGAGTGAAAGTAAGGAATTAGTAAGAGGTACTTTCTTAATTACTTTAAGTATCATGATTACTAAGATATTAGGGATTATTTATTTCATTCCATTTAGTAGTATGTTTGGCGATAGTAGAAATTTAGCACCATTTTCATATGCGTATACGCCTTACAATATTGCTATTGCTGTGGCGACAGCGGGAATACCACTCGCAGCTTCAAAGTATGTTGCGAAGTACAATGCGTTAGGCGCCTATCGTGCCAGCCAAAAGTTCTATCGTTCTAGCTTTATCGTCATGGCTATCACTGGTTTTATCGGCTTTTTAATACTATATTTTTTAGCACCTGGCATTGCAGACCTTACCTTAGGTCACGGTAATGGTAAAGGTAATGGTGACGGGTGGTCAGTCGGTGAAGTAGCTTGGGTAATCAAGATTATCAGTGTGGTAGTCATCTTCATACCACTACTCGCTACATGGCGTGGTGTATTCCAAGGTTATAAATCCATGGGACCAACTGCCGTTTCAGAAGTAATTGAGCAAATTGCACGAATCATCTTTATTCTTGTAGGATGTTACCTCATGTTACATGTTTTAGATAGTTCATTGCTAATCGCTAACGGAATTGCAACATTTGGTGCAGCGATTGGTGCAATTGCAGCACTTTTCACTCTTTGGTATTACTGGCAGAAACGGAAACATAATATTGATAGAATGGTAGAAGAAGATACGACCGACATCAATATTAGTTATACGAAAATGTATTTGGAAATCATTTCTTATAGTATACCGTTTGTTATTGTAAGTTTGAATTTCCCATTATTTAACTTAGTCGATCAGATGACACACAATCCAACTTTAAAACTTGTGCATGTTGATCCTGGAGAACGAGACCATTTCTTTACAATTTTAAATATGTTTACAAATAAAATTGTAATGATACCAGCGTCACTCGCTTCTGGTTTTGCAGTGAGTTTAATACCATTTATTACAAAGACTTTCGCTGAAGGTAACACACGAGAAATGCATCGTCAGATTCGTACATCTCTTGGTGTCTTAATGTATATCACTGTTCCAGCTAGTTTAGGTATCATGGCTTTAGCTTTACCTATATACGTTGCGTTTTATGGTAGAGCAGATGGTAGTGAAATCTTATTCTATTACGCACCTGTAGGTATTTTAATTGCGTTATTGAGTGTAACTGCATCGATGTTACAAGGTATAGACAAACAAAAATTAACGGTCTTTGTTATTTTAGCTGCAGTTGTTATTAAATTTATATTAAACATACCTTTAATTATGATGTTCCATACAGTTGGTGCAGTATTTAGTACCGGACTTGCTACATTGTTTGCTGTTATATGTAATTTAGTGATATTAAAGATATATGCTAAGTTTAACTTTAGTGAGACGTGGTTACATTTCGGTAAAATCTTTATCTATAGTTTCATTATGATGATCGTAGTTGAAATTTGTTCATATGTTTTACAAATGTTTATTGAGCCACATGGCAGATTTAGTGCAGGTCTCATAGTTAC
- a CDS encoding NAD(P)/FAD-dependent oxidoreductase has product MYQTIIIGGGPSGLMAAAAASQHDDNILLLEKKKGLGRKLKISGGGRCNVTNRLPYDEIIKNIPGNGKFLYSPFSIFDNESIIQFFESRGVRLKEEDHGRMFPVSNKAQDVVDALIETLNQNNVSVKEMATVSNIEYTDNQTFQVQLNDQTLFESKSLIIATGGTSVPKTGSTGDGYKFAQHLGHTITELFPTEVPITSSEPFITSKRMKGLSLKDVRLSVLKKNGKKRVTHQMDMLFTHFGISGPAALRCSQFVYKEQKYQKKKDIQMQIDAFPDLNADELESEIRQRINATPDKYIKNSLHGLIEERYLLLILEYAEISQSLTGHHISKTQIEQIVNLFKGFTFTVNGTLPLDKAFVTGGGITLKEIQPKTMMSKIVPGLYLCGEVLDIHGYTGGYNITSALVTGHIAGSNASQFKHEINT; this is encoded by the coding sequence ATGTATCAAACAATTATTATAGGTGGTGGACCGAGTGGTCTTATGGCTGCAGCCGCCGCAAGCCAACATGATGATAATATTTTATTACTCGAAAAGAAAAAAGGACTCGGTCGAAAATTAAAAATCTCAGGTGGTGGTCGTTGTAATGTAACCAATCGCCTTCCCTATGATGAAATTATAAAAAACATCCCAGGAAATGGAAAGTTTTTATATAGTCCATTTTCAATTTTTGATAATGAATCTATTATTCAATTTTTCGAATCGAGAGGCGTACGTCTGAAAGAAGAAGATCATGGTCGTATGTTCCCAGTTAGCAATAAAGCACAAGATGTTGTTGATGCCCTCATTGAAACCTTAAATCAAAATAACGTGTCAGTAAAGGAAATGGCTACTGTTTCGAACATTGAATATACAGATAACCAAACATTCCAAGTACAATTAAATGATCAGACGCTATTTGAAAGCAAAAGCTTAATCATAGCTACAGGTGGGACAAGTGTCCCAAAAACAGGATCCACAGGTGATGGTTACAAATTCGCCCAACATTTAGGCCACACAATCACTGAGCTATTCCCTACTGAAGTACCGATTACTTCTTCTGAACCATTCATTACGAGCAAAAGAATGAAAGGTCTAAGTCTAAAAGATGTCAGGTTGTCTGTACTTAAGAAAAATGGTAAAAAACGTGTCACGCATCAAATGGACATGCTATTTACTCACTTCGGTATAAGTGGCCCTGCCGCACTTCGCTGTAGTCAGTTTGTTTATAAAGAACAAAAATATCAAAAAAAGAAAGATATCCAAATGCAAATCGATGCATTTCCTGATTTAAACGCTGATGAACTTGAATCAGAAATTCGACAACGTATCAATGCCACACCCGATAAATATATAAAGAATAGTTTACATGGATTAATAGAGGAAAGATATTTATTGTTAATCTTAGAATATGCTGAGATTTCACAATCCTTAACCGGTCATCACATCTCAAAAACACAAATCGAACAAATAGTTAATTTATTTAAAGGCTTTACCTTTACAGTAAATGGCACTTTACCTTTAGATAAGGCATTTGTAACAGGTGGTGGCATTACACTTAAAGAAATCCAACCTAAAACAATGATGTCTAAAATAGTACCAGGGCTATATTTATGTGGCGAAGTTCTAGATATACATGGCTATACAGGTGGGTACAACATCACAAGTGCCCTCGTTACAGGTCATATTGCAGGGTCTAATGCAAGTCAATTTAAGCATGAAATTAACACATAA
- a CDS encoding rhodanese-like domain-containing protein: MQTISVDELKNKVLNSNPVNIIDVRTEEETAMGIIPGAKTIPMNQIPDHLSDFSENEKYYIVCKSGGRSAQVTNYLEQNGIDAVNVEGGMDEWGDEGLQIDRI; this comes from the coding sequence ATGCAAACTATTTCAGTTGATGAATTAAAGAATAAAGTTTTAAATTCAAATCCTGTAAATATTATTGATGTTAGAACTGAAGAAGAAACAGCGATGGGAATTATTCCAGGTGCTAAAACGATTCCGATGAATCAAATTCCTGATCATTTAAGTGACTTCAGTGAAAATGAAAAATATTATATCGTTTGTAAATCAGGTGGACGTAGTGCTCAAGTAACAAACTACTTAGAGCAAAATGGTATCGATGCTGTAAATGTTGAAGGTGGCATGGATGAATGGGGAGACGAAGGTCTTCAAATTGACCGCATTTAA
- the leuS gene encoding leucine--tRNA ligase produces the protein MNYNHNQIEKKWQDYWETHKTFKTNDQLGQKKFYALDMFPYPSGAGLHVGHPEGYTATDIISRYKRMQGYNVLHPMGWDAFGLPAEQYALDTGNDPREFTQQNIQTFKRQIKELGFSYDWDREVNTTDPEYYKWTQWIFIQLYNKGLAYVDEVAVNWCPALGTVLSNEEVVDGVSERGGHPVYRKPMKQWVLKITEYADRLLEDLDDLDWPESLKDMQRNWIGRSEGASVTFDVEGSDKDIEVFTTRPDTIYGASFLVLSPEHEVVNEITTEDKKAAVEDYQNEASKKSDLERTGLAKEKTGVFTGAYAVNPLSGEKVQIWIADYVLASYGTGAVMAVPGGDERDYEFAKAFDLPIVEVIEGGDLSKEAYTGDGPHVNSGELNGLYNDEAITKAIELLEAKGAGKRQVNYKLRDWLFSRQRYWGEPIPVIHWEDGSMSTVPEDELPLLLPETDEIKPSGTGESPLANIDDFVNVVDEKTGMKGRRETNTMPQWAGSCWYYLRYIDPNNEKMLADPEKLKHWLPVDLYIGGVEHAVLHLLYARFWHKVLYDLGVVPTKEPFQKLFNQGMILGEGNEKMSKSKGNVINPDDIVKSHGADTLRLYEMFMGPLDAAIAWSEKGLDGSRRFLDRVWRLLITEDGELSDKIVNNHSKTLDKSYHQTVKKVTEDFDTLNFNTAISQMMVFINDCYKADELYKPYVEGFVKMLAPIAPHIAEELWSRLGHEETITYQPWPSYDESLLEDDEVEIVIQVNGKVRAKVKVAKEATKEEMEQIALDEENVKMAIEGKDIKKVIAVPQKLVNIVAK, from the coding sequence GTGAATTACAATCATAATCAAATCGAGAAAAAATGGCAGGATTATTGGGAAACACATAAAACTTTTAAGACCAATGATCAACTTGGACAAAAGAAATTCTACGCTTTAGATATGTTTCCTTATCCATCAGGAGCTGGTTTACATGTAGGACATCCTGAAGGTTACACAGCAACGGATATTATTTCACGTTATAAACGTATGCAAGGTTATAATGTGCTACATCCGATGGGATGGGATGCATTTGGTTTACCTGCTGAACAATACGCCTTAGATACTGGTAATGATCCACGAGAGTTTACGCAACAAAATATTCAAACATTTAAGAGACAAATTAAAGAATTAGGTTTTAGTTATGATTGGGATAGAGAAGTAAACACAACGGATCCAGAATATTATAAATGGACACAATGGATTTTTATTCAACTTTATAATAAAGGACTTGCTTATGTAGATGAAGTAGCCGTGAACTGGTGTCCGGCCCTTGGCACAGTACTATCAAACGAAGAGGTAGTAGATGGTGTCTCTGAACGTGGTGGTCATCCTGTTTATAGAAAACCGATGAAACAATGGGTATTAAAAATAACAGAATATGCTGACCGTTTATTAGAAGACTTAGATGATTTAGACTGGCCTGAATCATTAAAAGATATGCAACGTAACTGGATTGGACGTTCTGAAGGTGCGAGTGTTACTTTCGATGTAGAGGGTTCAGATAAGGATATTGAAGTCTTTACCACACGTCCAGATACGATTTATGGTGCTTCTTTCTTAGTGTTAAGCCCAGAACATGAAGTTGTGAATGAAATTACAACAGAAGATAAGAAAGCAGCAGTTGAAGATTATCAAAACGAAGCGTCTAAAAAATCAGATTTAGAAAGAACTGGTTTAGCTAAAGAAAAAACAGGCGTCTTCACAGGAGCTTATGCAGTTAACCCATTATCAGGAGAAAAAGTTCAAATATGGATTGCAGATTATGTACTTGCTTCATATGGTACGGGTGCTGTTATGGCAGTACCTGGTGGCGACGAGAGAGATTATGAATTTGCTAAGGCTTTTGATCTTCCAATCGTTGAAGTGATTGAAGGTGGAGATTTATCGAAAGAAGCTTACACAGGTGATGGCCCACACGTGAACTCAGGAGAGCTCAATGGATTATATAATGATGAGGCAATCACTAAAGCAATTGAATTGCTTGAAGCTAAAGGTGCCGGCAAGAGACAAGTCAACTATAAATTAAGAGATTGGTTATTCAGTCGTCAAAGATATTGGGGTGAGCCTATTCCAGTAATCCATTGGGAAGATGGCTCTATGTCAACAGTTCCTGAAGATGAATTGCCACTACTTTTACCTGAAACAGATGAAATCAAACCTTCAGGTACAGGAGAATCACCACTTGCTAACATTGATGACTTTGTAAATGTCGTAGATGAAAAGACTGGTATGAAAGGGCGTCGTGAAACGAACACAATGCCACAATGGGCAGGTAGCTGTTGGTATTACTTAAGATATATCGACCCTAATAACGAGAAGATGTTAGCAGATCCAGAAAAACTTAAACATTGGTTACCAGTTGATTTATACATCGGTGGTGTAGAACACGCTGTATTACACTTATTATATGCAAGATTCTGGCATAAAGTACTTTATGATTTAGGTGTTGTACCTACGAAAGAACCATTCCAAAAGCTATTTAACCAAGGTATGATTTTAGGTGAAGGTAATGAAAAAATGAGTAAATCTAAGGGTAACGTTATCAACCCTGATGATATCGTTAAATCTCATGGTGCCGATACTTTACGCTTATATGAAATGTTTATGGGGCCACTAGATGCGGCGATTGCTTGGAGTGAAAAAGGTTTAGATGGTTCACGTCGTTTCTTAGATAGAGTATGGAGATTGTTGATTACTGAAGATGGAGAACTATCAGATAAAATTGTTAATAACCACTCTAAGACATTAGATAAGAGCTACCATCAAACTGTGAAAAAAGTAACTGAAGACTTCGATACACTTAACTTCAATACCGCAATTAGTCAAATGATGGTATTTATCAACGATTGTTACAAAGCAGATGAATTGTATAAACCATACGTTGAAGGCTTTGTTAAAATGCTCGCACCTATTGCGCCACATATTGCTGAAGAATTATGGTCACGTCTAGGCCATGAAGAAACAATCACTTATCAACCGTGGCCATCATATGATGAATCATTATTGGAAGATGATGAAGTAGAAATCGTTATCCAAGTAAATGGTAAAGTGAGAGCGAAAGTGAAAGTAGCAAAAGAAGCTACGAAAGAAGAAATGGAACAGATCGCATTAGATGAAGAAAATGTTAAAATGGCTATAGAAGGCAAAGATATTAAAAAAGTGATTGCAGTTCCACAGAAGCTAGTAAATATCGTAGCTAAATAA
- a CDS encoding MDR family MFS transporter, with protein sequence MNMPKSVWWLVIGMALNITGSSFLWPLNTIYMNEELHKSLTVAGLVLMINSFGMVVGNLLGGNLFDKLGGYRTILIGTVICLTSTTLLNFFHGWPWYAVWLVALGFGGGMIVPAIYALAGAVWPQGGRQTFNAIYLAQNLGVAIGAATGGFVAELSFNYIFIANLVMYVAFAIVAITQFNLSIDFKVKHQDAFSLFSKENRTRFIALVLLCVMFSICWIAYIQWESTIASFTQEIDISMSQYSLLWVVNGIMILIAQPIITPVVRLLKGNLKYQMFVGIGVFILSFFITSFAEQFSVFLVGMIILTIGEMFVWPAVPTIANHLAPEGKQGAFQGYVNSASTVGKAFGPLIGGVVVDVFNMSTMFLSMIGLLVIALFFLFIFDRKLDSQIKS encoded by the coding sequence ATGAACATGCCTAAATCAGTTTGGTGGTTGGTTATTGGTATGGCATTAAATATCACTGGATCGAGTTTTCTCTGGCCGCTAAACACAATTTATATGAATGAGGAATTGCATAAGAGTTTGACAGTCGCTGGTCTTGTTCTAATGATAAATTCATTTGGTATGGTTGTAGGCAACCTCTTGGGAGGCAATCTTTTCGATAAACTTGGTGGTTATCGAACGATATTAATAGGGACAGTGATTTGTTTAACGAGTACAACATTATTGAATTTCTTTCACGGTTGGCCGTGGTACGCAGTTTGGTTAGTTGCATTAGGGTTTGGTGGCGGTATGATTGTACCTGCTATTTATGCGTTAGCGGGGGCTGTTTGGCCACAAGGCGGGCGCCAAACGTTTAATGCAATTTATTTAGCTCAAAATTTAGGTGTGGCAATTGGAGCAGCTACAGGTGGTTTCGTAGCTGAGCTTAGTTTTAACTATATTTTTATTGCGAATCTCGTAATGTATGTAGCCTTTGCGATTGTAGCTATTACTCAATTTAATTTAAGTATAGACTTTAAAGTTAAACACCAAGATGCATTTAGTTTATTTTCAAAGGAAAATAGGACACGTTTCATCGCTTTAGTACTATTATGTGTGATGTTCAGTATCTGTTGGATTGCCTACATTCAATGGGAAAGTACAATCGCTTCCTTCACACAGGAAATAGACATTTCTATGAGTCAATATAGTTTATTGTGGGTGGTTAATGGTATCATGATACTCATTGCACAACCTATTATCACACCCGTAGTCCGACTGTTAAAAGGTAATTTGAAATATCAAATGTTTGTAGGTATTGGCGTATTTATTCTGTCATTTTTCATTACTAGTTTTGCAGAACAATTTAGTGTGTTCTTAGTAGGTATGATTATATTAACTATTGGTGAAATGTTCGTTTGGCCTGCAGTACCAACAATTGCAAACCACTTAGCTCCTGAAGGTAAACAAGGAGCATTCCAAGGATATGTTAACTCTGCTTCTACTGTAGGGAAGGCCTTTGGTCCCCTCATTGGTGGTGTCGTTGTAGATGTGTTTAATATGTCGACAATGTTCTTATCGATGATTGGATTATTGGTTATTGCGTTATTTTTCTTATTTATATTTGATAGAAAATTAGACTCACAAATCAAATCATAA
- a CDS encoding TIGR01212 family radical SAM protein (This family includes YhcC from E. coli K-12, an uncharacterized radical SAM protein.): MGQFFPYAFENKRYHTWNYHLKNKFGQKIFKVAIDGGFDCPNRDGTVAYGGCTFCSAAGSGDFAGNRADPIEVQFQQIKDRMHEKWSDGQYIAYFQAFTNTHAPVEVLREKYEAALKEPGVVGLSIGTRPDCLPDDVVEYLAELNERTYLWVELGLQTIHQETSDLINRAHDMQTYYDGVAKLRKHNINVCTHIINGLPGEDYEMMMETAREVAQMDVQGIKIHLLHLLKGTPMVKQYDKGMLEFMSQEQYTNLVCDQLEVIPPEMIVHRITGDGPIDLMVGPMWSVNKWEVLNEIDDELARRASYQGKHYKGAVQQ, from the coding sequence ATGGGACAATTTTTCCCTTACGCATTCGAAAATAAAAGATATCACACATGGAATTATCATTTAAAAAATAAGTTTGGTCAAAAGATATTTAAAGTAGCAATTGATGGTGGTTTTGACTGTCCAAATAGAGATGGTACAGTGGCTTATGGCGGTTGTACATTCTGTTCAGCTGCAGGGAGTGGTGACTTCGCAGGCAATCGTGCTGACCCAATTGAGGTACAATTCCAACAAATTAAAGACCGCATGCATGAAAAATGGAGCGACGGACAATATATTGCTTACTTCCAAGCATTCACGAATACACATGCACCGGTTGAAGTTTTACGAGAAAAATATGAAGCCGCATTAAAGGAACCAGGTGTCGTTGGCCTGTCTATTGGGACACGCCCGGATTGTTTACCTGATGATGTCGTTGAATATTTAGCTGAATTAAACGAACGCACGTATTTATGGGTAGAATTAGGTCTTCAAACAATTCATCAAGAAACTTCAGATTTAATCAATCGTGCACACGACATGCAAACATACTATGATGGTGTTGCTAAATTACGCAAACATAATATCAATGTTTGTACACACATTATTAATGGTTTACCTGGCGAAGATTATGAAATGATGATGGAAACTGCAAGAGAAGTTGCCCAAATGGATGTTCAAGGAATTAAGATTCACTTACTACATTTATTAAAAGGCACACCAATGGTTAAGCAATATGATAAAGGGATGTTAGAATTTATGTCTCAAGAACAATACACTAATCTCGTTTGTGATCAATTAGAAGTCATACCACCAGAAATGATTGTGCATCGAATCACGGGTGATGGCCCTATTGATTTAATGGTAGGACCAATGTGGAGTGTCAATAAATGGGAAGTTTTAAATGAGATAGATGATGAATTAGCACGCAGAGCATCTTATCAAGGTAAACACTATAAAGGTGCAGTCCAACAATGA
- a CDS encoding tRNA (mnm(5)s(2)U34)-methyltransferase, giving the protein MKLERILPFARTLLSQHTTSESIVIDATCGNGHDTLFLAETVGNGKVYAFDIQDTAIEHTKERTHGFSHVAVFKDSHAQVKDYIPPHEHGKIDAAIFNLGYLPKGDKSIVTTPESTIDAINSIFEMLAPEGIIVLVIYPGHPEGKIECERVLNYLQTIDQKKAHILRYQFINQQNDPPFICAIEKR; this is encoded by the coding sequence ATGAAATTAGAACGCATCTTACCTTTCGCTAGAACTTTATTATCGCAACATACCACCTCAGAGAGTATCGTCATTGATGCCACTTGCGGAAATGGCCACGACACATTATTTTTAGCTGAAACGGTTGGGAATGGTAAAGTATACGCTTTTGATATCCAAGATACAGCTATTGAACATACTAAAGAAAGAACACATGGTTTTAGTCATGTCGCCGTTTTTAAAGATAGCCATGCACAAGTGAAAGATTATATTCCGCCACACGAACATGGAAAAATTGATGCTGCAATATTCAATTTAGGCTATTTACCGAAAGGTGATAAATCAATAGTAACTACACCAGAAAGTACAATCGATGCGATTAATTCAATTTTTGAAATGTTGGCACCTGAAGGTATTATTGTACTAGTCATTTACCCAGGCCACCCAGAAGGCAAGATTGAATGTGAACGTGTACTCAATTATTTACAAACAATCGATCAGAAAAAAGCACATATTTTACGTTATCAATTTATTAATCAACAAAACGATCCACCTTTTATTTGTGCAATTGAAAAACGTTAA
- a CDS encoding transcriptional regulator, SarA/Rot family produces MGKKLRDDIEGVLKLEMIMSDIDSVFNRVISDYNMSKEEVLILLTLWKEGSMTLKEMDSFVPVKSYKRTRTYNNLVEKDWVIKERPQDDERTVIIHFNEDLKEKREALLNQFKTEIKNKSTNLQNNINLILGL; encoded by the coding sequence ATGGGAAAGAAACTCAGAGATGATATTGAAGGTGTATTGAAACTTGAGATGATAATGAGTGACATTGATAGCGTGTTTAATAGGGTTATCAGTGACTACAATATGTCGAAAGAAGAAGTGCTTATTCTTTTAACTTTATGGAAAGAAGGTTCTATGACGTTGAAAGAGATGGATAGTTTTGTTCCAGTAAAATCGTATAAGAGAACAAGAACTTACAATAATCTTGTGGAAAAAGACTGGGTTATTAAAGAAAGACCACAAGATGACGAAAGAACAGTAATTATTCATTTCAATGAAGATCTTAAAGAAAAGAGAGAAGCACTTTTAAATCAGTTTAAAACTGAAATTAAAAACAAATCAACTAACCTTCAAAACAATATCAATCTTATCTTAGGTTTATAA
- a CDS encoding L-lactate dehydrogenase, with the protein MSKINGNKVVLIGDGAVGSSYAFALVAQGVADELVIIDLAEDKVKGDVMDLNHGAPYGESPIVVKAGSYPDCSDADIVVITAGAAQKPGETRLDLIEKNTKIFKSIVTEVMESDFDGIFLVATNPVDILTYVTQKVSGLPKSRVIGSGTILDTARFKYELSQEFGVSPTSVHGQIIGEHGDSELAVWSQTNIAGQPLYDLLKNNPERQHRIEEIFVNTRDAAYEIIQAKGATYYGIAMGLLHITKAILKNQNVVLTVSSYLDGEYGNEDIYIGVPTLVNRQGAVKVFETSLSNEERQLFNNSANLLREMQNKIKHIIA; encoded by the coding sequence ATGAGTAAAATTAATGGTAATAAAGTCGTACTGATTGGTGATGGGGCAGTTGGGTCTAGTTATGCGTTCGCGCTCGTAGCACAAGGCGTTGCGGATGAACTTGTCATTATTGATTTGGCAGAAGATAAAGTTAAAGGAGATGTTATGGATCTTAACCACGGTGCACCTTATGGGGAATCACCGATTGTTGTTAAGGCAGGCAGTTATCCAGATTGTTCGGATGCCGACATTGTAGTAATAACTGCGGGTGCAGCACAAAAGCCAGGTGAAACTAGATTAGATCTTATAGAAAAAAACACGAAGATATTTAAATCAATCGTAACAGAAGTGATGGAATCAGATTTTGATGGAATCTTCTTAGTTGCTACCAATCCTGTCGATATTTTAACTTATGTTACTCAAAAGGTTTCTGGTTTACCTAAATCCCGTGTCATTGGTTCAGGTACAATTTTAGATACCGCACGGTTCAAATATGAATTATCTCAAGAATTTGGCGTTTCACCAACGAGTGTACATGGACAAATTATTGGAGAACATGGTGATTCGGAATTGGCGGTTTGGTCTCAAACGAACATTGCGGGTCAACCATTATATGATTTATTGAAGAACAATCCAGAAAGACAACATAGAATAGAGGAAATATTTGTTAATACACGAGATGCAGCTTATGAAATCATACAAGCTAAAGGTGCGACATATTATGGGATAGCAATGGGTTTATTACACATCACAAAAGCGATTTTGAAAAATCAAAACGTGGTTCTTACTGTTTCTAGTTATTTAGATGGCGAATATGGAAATGAAGACATTTATATTGGGGTGCCTACTTTAGTGAATAGACAAGGTGCTGTTAAAGTTTTTGAAACATCTTTAAGTAATGAAGAACGACAATTATTTAATAATTCGGCAAATTTATTAAGGGAAATGCAAAATAAAATCAAACATATTATTGCATAA
- a CDS encoding alpha/beta fold hydrolase: protein MWKWETEKEAKGVVVIAHNMLEHTGRYAYVITMLRRNGYHVIMGDLPGQGQTPRSDKGLIRDFDEYHEHFLEWIKIANEYKIPTYVLGVGLGGLIILNLLEKVDVPIEGVVLISPLLEFKKGYKTRKDKIIANAGKMTKNKRFKVGVSIDELTRNEEVLEETYEDELMLQKATYHWYKQLTETMRDTVSHLTDINPIPLLLMYGTEDKIADTEVMKLVKDKVDTDELYFKVWKGLYHEVHNEPERDDVMRYVLAFLNNSASHNGFIIDDENQPN from the coding sequence ATGTGGAAATGGGAAACTGAAAAAGAAGCCAAAGGTGTTGTGGTTATTGCACATAACATGCTTGAACATACAGGTCGATATGCGTATGTGATCACAATGCTACGTCGAAATGGCTACCACGTTATCATGGGTGATTTACCAGGACAAGGGCAAACACCACGTTCAGATAAAGGATTAATTAGAGATTTCGATGAATATCATGAACATTTTTTAGAGTGGATTAAAATTGCGAACGAATATAAAATCCCAACATACGTCTTAGGTGTAGGTTTAGGTGGCTTAATTATACTTAACTTATTAGAAAAAGTTGATGTTCCCATCGAAGGAGTTGTGTTAATTTCTCCTCTCTTAGAATTTAAAAAAGGTTATAAAACGAGAAAAGATAAAATTATCGCTAATGCAGGCAAAATGACAAAAAACAAACGCTTTAAAGTAGGCGTTTCAATCGATGAACTCACACGTAACGAAGAAGTGTTAGAAGAAACTTATGAAGATGAATTAATGTTACAGAAAGCTACATATCATTGGTATAAACAATTAACCGAAACAATGCGAGATACCGTATCACATTTAACAGATATTAATCCGATTCCGTTATTACTCATGTACGGAACGGAAGATAAAATTGCGGATACTGAAGTAATGAAATTAGTTAAAGATAAAGTAGATACAGATGAGCTTTACTTTAAAGTATGGAAAGGTTTATATCACGAAGTACATAACGAACCTGAACGTGATGATGTCATGAGATACGTACTTGCATTTTTAAATAACAGTGCAAGTCATAATGGTTTTATTATCGATGATGAAAATCAACCAAATTAA